AACAtggaaaagcaattttcTCCATAAAAGTGAAAAGATCACCAATGATCACCGACAGTCTGTAATCAAAGTTTCCAAATATAATATTCGACAGGTAATGCAACATTGGAGATGCACAGAATATAAAGATAAATGCATTTAGCATTCTTCTGAAAAATCTGGCTTTTGAAGCATTTTCGTAAGTTGTTACAGACGTGCATTGTTTCAATAAATGACAAATAGAATACACCCAAATTGCAGGAAATACCTCATACTGGATCATGTCAAAAATCTCTGATACTACATATACGTCTTTATATAAAGAAATCCAGTATACAGAACATAAAGCAATGACAATACTAATTCCTTTTATCATAAGATATTTAGGAACAGTTCTAGTTATGCCGAAACCCAATGCACAGTAAATCACAAATAATcgataaaaatttgtccgaagaaaatcaattatttcATACACCGAATAAAATTGTCTGTATTTTATACATTcggaagaaaaaacatacTCCTCAATGCATTCTTGTAGAGTCTGATTTAAcgcaaaaagaaaaatataaaggCAGATTACCTTTTGAGCAGGAAATATAATCTTGCTGAAATGTAAACAAGTCCATATCCAATAGctcaaaaataatagtaCTCCTCCCATTTCAGCTACAGAAATATAGTTCCAAA
This portion of the Schizosaccharomyces pombe strain 972h- genome assembly, chromosome: I genome encodes:
- the ftm4 gene encoding transmembrane helix domain-containing protein — translated: MIDFVKSRDTVIQKSFFEEFNSQNREMGSFAYSGNSESVWTGENITSIWKTILINETGSYCVAARPMTMDGAEFNLDLMGYSVSEDQINNDEIGIWNYISVAEMGGVLLFLSYWIWTCLHFSKIIFPAQKVICLYIFLFALNQTLQECIEEYVFSSECIKYRQFYSVYEIIDFLRTNFYRLFVIYCALGFGITRTVPKYLMIKGISIVIALCSVYWISLYKDVYVVSEIFDMIQYEVFPAIWVYSICHLLKQCTSVTTYENASKARFFRRMLNAFIFIFCASPMLHYLSNIIFGNFDYRLSVIIGDLFTFMEKIAFPCYIMFPTHNEALAYNRNVAEEAQEKMI